The proteins below are encoded in one region of Hordeum vulgare subsp. vulgare chromosome 3H, MorexV3_pseudomolecules_assembly, whole genome shotgun sequence:
- the LOC123440955 gene encoding vacuolar protein sorting-associated protein 55 homolog, whose amino-acid sequence MALSRTMRTCLHSGRLAALAILVSAGIVLQILACALYNNWWPMLTVLMYLILPMPLIFFLGSDSPSIMFNENDG is encoded by the exons ATGGCACTGTCACGCACTATGAGGACATGTTTGCATAGTGGAAGACTTGCCGCCCTGGCAATATTAGTCTCTGCAGGAATTGTATTGCAGATTTTG GCATGTGCTCTTTATAACAACTGGTGGCCAATGTTAACAG TTCTGATGTACCTCATACTACCCATGCCGCTCATATTTTTCCTGGGCTCAGATTCTCCATCGATCATGTTCAATGAGAATGATGGATAA